The sequence below is a genomic window from Dyadobacter chenwenxiniae.
ACCCGATCATGATCATGAATGCGGGCGGCGTGCTTAATATGTTGTTTGACAGGGCGTTCATCCAGTTTTTGCTGCCGGAAAATTTCTATCCGGGACGAACCTCCAAGCAAGCCATCGGGATCTACATACAATGTTACAAGCTCTCGATTTTCATGAACCTGGCAATCCAGTCATTCAAATACGCTGCGGAACCGTTTTTCTTCTCCAAAGGTGAAGACAAGAATGCGCCGCCTGTATTTGCTAAGGTGACCAAATACTTCATCATTATCTGCGTACTGATGTGGGTGGGCATATGCCTGAACCTGGACTTGCTGGCAGCATTGTTTTTGAAACAAAAAATCTATCACGAAGGATTACCCGTAGTGCCCTGGTTGCTGGCAGGTTATCTTTTCCTGGGCGTTTACTACAATCTCGCAACCTGGTTTAAGCTTACAGACAAAACAGAATACGGAACCTGGCTGACATTAATGGGTGCTGCGATCACCATTGCGACGAGTTTTATGCTCGTGCCGCAAATCGGTTATCTGGGATTTGCCATTGCATTTGCAGCGTCGTCGTTCATTATGGTCGCGTTGTGTTATTATTTTGGCCAAAAATATTATCCTGTTCCGTACGACGTACTTTCTGCAGTGGGTTATATTGGCATTGGCGGGCTGGTAATTACGGCTTCAACATTTGTCAAAATCCCAAATCTGTACATTGCAGTTCCGGTGCATATGCTGGTGCTGGCGCTCTTTGCGTTTGTTGTATTTTTAATTGAGCGGAAGAATATTCCTTTTTTGAACAGGCGTTAGGAAGCCTATTTTTCCATTTCGCGGAGCAGCTTATTGGAGAAAAGAAATTCTTTTAGTTCGGGAACATCCGTTCTGATAATCTCAGAATTAAGCCCTTCCCAAAGTTTGTCGCCCTGGTAAAGAAACATGATATTCTGCCCGATCTCCATCACCGAGTTCATATCGTGGGTGATAATAATCGTCGTGATCTGGTATTCTTCGGTAATTTCTTTAATCAATTCGTCAATTTTAACCGAAGTAAGCGGGTCGAGTCCGGAATTGGGTTCGTCGCAGAAAAGATACATGGGGTTCATTACAATGGCCCGTGCAATGCCCACGCGCTTTTTCATCCCGCCGCTGATTTCGGAAGGCATTCTCTTCGCCGCAGCTTCCAGGCCTACGCGCTGCAAACAAAATGCAACCCGCTCCTGCTTTTCCTGAACGGATTGGTCCGTAAGCATGTCCAGCGGGAAACGCACATTTTCTTCCACTGTTTTGGAATCAAAAAGCGCCCCTCCCTGAAACAAAACGCCCATTTCACGTCGGATCGACTGCTGCGTTTCTTTATCGCAATTGTAAAAATCGCGGCCATTGTAAAGTACATTGCCCTGATCCGGTTTCACGAGTCCGATCATACACTTAAGCAAAACACTTTTTCCGGTTCCGCTGCCGCCGATGATCAGATTGGTTTCTCCTTTTTTAAATGATGCACTAATGCCTTTTAAAACTTCCTTACCATTAAATGCTTTGGAAATATTGCTTACTTCAATCATTTGCTGATCCAGTTATTCTTAATTCATGGCTAAATGTGCTTTTACAATAAAAGCTGGGCTAAAAGATAATCGGCAACCAAAATAGAAATACAGCTGTTGGTCACCGCTTCGGTGCTGGACCTACCCACTTCCAACGCGCCGCCTTCCGTAAAAAATCCCTTAAACGAAGATATTGTAGCGATCAGGAAGCCAAAAACAAAAGGTTTTACACACATAAAAAAAATGTTGTACGGCACAAATGAATCCCTGATCCCGTACAAATAATCGCGCTCGGTAATAACGCCTGTTAAGGTGCCCGCCAGATAACCGCCCAGGATCCCGAGAAATGCAGAAAAAATAACCAGCATAGGGAAAGTCAGCATCGCTGCCACGACTTTTGGAAGCACGAGATACGATGATGAATTGATCCCCATCACTTCCAGGGCATCAATCTGCTCGGTAATGCGCATGGTGCCCAGCTCACTGGCAATGTTGGAACCAACCTTTCCCGCAAGCACAATGCACGTAATCGTAGGCGCAAGCTCCAAAATTTCCATATCCCGCACGATGAGCGCAACCGTTGAAATAGGAATGATCGGGCTAACGAGGTTATAGGCCGTTTGAATGCAGGAAACGGCCCCGATAAATGTAGAAACAATGGCAACAATGAATATTGAGCTCACTCCGATTCCCACACATTCTTCCATGAGCCGCCGCCAGTACACCGATAGTTTTTCACCCTTTCCGAATAGCGTTCCTAAAAAAATGAAGTATTTCCCGATTACAGACATGATATCTTAATTGTATTCAATATTTTCGGGAAAATTAGGTAAAAAAAGAAGCAATCAGAAAAATGAATCCATTAGCGGTTGTCACCGGAGGGACGAAAGGGATCGGGAAAGCATGCATCGAGCGGTTTTTAAGTGAGGG
It includes:
- a CDS encoding lipopolysaccharide biosynthesis protein, translated to MSVLKKLASETAIYGISTMLGRFLNYLLVALHTKLFEPEQIAAQGQLYAYAGLGMVLYTFGMETAFFRFARQETDRKAYYNLILSAVIIISVFFSGLLFIFAGPAAEFIKYPESVALVRMFAVIMAIDGIVSIPFARLRLEGKGKKFVVVRVANIAVNIFLNLFFLIVCRDIHAGKYLAFLQPAIDAIYDPLRAPDYIVMANLVANILFFFMLRKEFADFKFVFNKTLFRPVWIYAYPIMIMNAGGVLNMLFDRAFIQFLLPENFYPGRTSKQAIGIYIQCYKLSIFMNLAIQSFKYAAEPFFFSKGEDKNAPPVFAKVTKYFIIICVLMWVGICLNLDLLAALFLKQKIYHEGLPVVPWLLAGYLFLGVYYNLATWFKLTDKTEYGTWLTLMGAAITIATSFMLVPQIGYLGFAIAFAASSFIMVALCYYFGQKYYPVPYDVLSAVGYIGIGGLVITASTFVKIPNLYIAVPVHMLVLALFAFVVFLIERKNIPFLNRR
- a CDS encoding ABC transporter ATP-binding protein, giving the protein MIEVSNISKAFNGKEVLKGISASFKKGETNLIIGGSGTGKSVLLKCMIGLVKPDQGNVLYNGRDFYNCDKETQQSIRREMGVLFQGGALFDSKTVEENVRFPLDMLTDQSVQEKQERVAFCLQRVGLEAAAKRMPSEISGGMKKRVGIARAIVMNPMYLFCDEPNSGLDPLTSVKIDELIKEITEEYQITTIIITHDMNSVMEIGQNIMFLYQGDKLWEGLNSEIIRTDVPELKEFLFSNKLLREMEK
- a CDS encoding MlaE family ABC transporter permease; its protein translation is MSVIGKYFIFLGTLFGKGEKLSVYWRRLMEECVGIGVSSIFIVAIVSTFIGAVSCIQTAYNLVSPIIPISTVALIVRDMEILELAPTITCIVLAGKVGSNIASELGTMRITEQIDALEVMGINSSSYLVLPKVVAAMLTFPMLVIFSAFLGILGGYLAGTLTGVITERDYLYGIRDSFVPYNIFFMCVKPFVFGFLIATISSFKGFFTEGGALEVGRSSTEAVTNSCISILVADYLLAQLLL